In Selenomonas dianae, a genomic segment contains:
- a CDS encoding DUF2513 domain-containing protein: protein MKRDLDLIRSILLRIEEADTYQRNLTNESFYDLCDDENLLSLHLELLSETGYIEVTDVMYIGVIKDFMIRRLTVNGYDYLDSVRSDRVWTNTKKHLADVGGGASLEIVKELAIHIAKGLLGL from the coding sequence ATGAAACGCGACCTCGACCTTATCCGTTCCATCCTGCTCCGTATTGAAGAAGCAGACACTTACCAACGAAATTTGACAAACGAATCTTTTTATGACCTGTGCGATGACGAAAACCTGTTATCGCTTCACCTTGAACTATTGTCTGAAACCGGCTACATCGAAGTCACCGATGTAATGTATATCGGTGTTATCAAGGACTTTATGATTCGTCGCCTGACCGTAAACGGATATGATTATCTGGACTCCGTGCGCTCTGATAGAGTCTGGACAAACACAAAGAAGCATTTAGCCGATGTCGGCGGCGGTGCATCCTTAGAGATTGTCAAAGAACTTGCCATACACATAGCTAAAG
- a CDS encoding Rha family transcriptional regulator, translated as MGNLVQVADGQIVVSTRQIAEHFDKQHKHVLSVIENLKAENSALRNMFCEHSYKVEGNNKTYPEYLMNRGGFSLLVMGFTGKKALEWKIKYIQAFNAMEEELRRGGTPYVLTMKHYKKRPVLTSADVAALLGMASESVRQALQQPLARCKHGRDYFLVQGDDLVALKHDNPSISSLASSVLLIAESGLRKICAYLRRAMPAVFGDPPVVDVLPVQVTNPLNTYAAPESNKEIGAWVKDIRGYMDVLDGLLHKYEQKNPIKTQEALKEVMRSVGKDIWEDVVRLTCQKYDLVTV; from the coding sequence ATGGGGAATCTAGTTCAGGTAGCAGATGGTCAGATCGTTGTATCAACTCGACAGATTGCAGAGCATTTTGACAAACAGCATAAACATGTGCTGAGTGTTATTGAAAATCTGAAAGCCGAAAATTCGGCTCTCAGAAATATGTTCTGTGAACACAGCTACAAAGTAGAGGGGAACAACAAAACCTATCCCGAATACCTGATGAACCGCGGCGGCTTTTCTCTCCTCGTGATGGGGTTCACGGGCAAGAAAGCCCTTGAATGGAAGATCAAGTACATTCAGGCGTTCAATGCGATGGAGGAGGAACTGCGGCGCGGCGGCACGCCCTACGTGCTCACTATGAAGCACTACAAGAAGCGTCCCGTGCTCACCTCGGCGGATGTTGCCGCGCTCCTCGGCATGGCAAGCGAGAGTGTCAGGCAGGCACTCCAACAGCCGCTTGCAAGGTGCAAGCACGGACGGGACTACTTTCTCGTGCAGGGCGATGACCTCGTAGCACTCAAACATGACAATCCGAGCATCTCATCTCTTGCGAGCAGTGTGCTCCTCATCGCTGAGAGTGGGCTTCGCAAGATATGTGCCTACCTGCGGCGTGCGATGCCCGCCGTGTTCGGCGATCCGCCCGTTGTGGATGTGTTGCCTGTGCAGGTGACGAATCCTCTGAACACCTATGCCGCTCCCGAGAGCAACAAGGAAATTGGCGCATGGGTGAAGGACATTCGCGGCTACATGGACGTGCTCGACGGGCTTTTGCATAAGTACGAGCAGAAGAACCCTATCAAAACGCAGGAAGCTCTGAAAGAGGTTATGCGCAGTGTTGGCAAGGACATCTGGGAGGACGTTGTTCGCCTTACCTGTCAGAAATACGACCTCGTGACAGTATAA
- a CDS encoding DUF4355 domain-containing protein: protein MNGIRAPARLCANEKQIFLKVRMNNMDENKFVFDLQRFADGGDGSAGNDAAGAEGAAGGDNKPKSDPPESKPEDTQAKIDAAVAAHLAEAKAKWEKEYQKKAAAEKKEAERLAKLSDDERKAAELENSRKELEAKEAELKKKELKLEMVKVLADRKIPVQFMDYLIDADSESTLARITTFEKEFKKAVEDGVNERLKGKAPASGGTRTNTDGAGVSNGFFDAIYKNQVKR from the coding sequence ATGAATGGGATTCGCGCACCGGCGCGTCTCTGTGCCAATGAGAAACAAATATTTTTGAAAGTGAGGATGAACAATATGGACGAAAACAAGTTTGTTTTTGACCTTCAGCGTTTCGCCGACGGCGGTGATGGCAGTGCAGGGAATGACGCTGCGGGCGCAGAAGGCGCTGCGGGCGGTGACAACAAGCCGAAGAGTGACCCGCCCGAGAGTAAGCCTGAGGACACACAGGCGAAGATTGACGCGGCGGTCGCCGCGCACCTTGCTGAGGCTAAGGCGAAGTGGGAAAAGGAATACCAGAAGAAAGCCGCAGCGGAGAAGAAGGAGGCGGAGCGCCTGGCGAAGCTCTCCGATGATGAGCGCAAGGCAGCAGAGCTGGAAAACAGCCGCAAGGAGCTTGAGGCGAAGGAAGCCGAGCTCAAGAAGAAGGAGCTTAAGCTCGAAATGGTCAAGGTGCTTGCGGATCGCAAAATTCCCGTGCAGTTCATGGACTACCTCATCGACGCGGACAGTGAGAGTACGCTCGCTCGCATCACGACGTTCGAGAAGGAGTTCAAGAAGGCGGTCGAGGACGGCGTGAATGAGCGCCTGAAGGGCAAAGCTCCCGCATCGGGCGGTACGCGTACGAATACGGACGGTGCGGGCGTCAGCAATGGGTTCTTCGACGCCATCTATAAGAATCAGGTCAAGAGATAA
- a CDS encoding XkdQ/YqbQ family protein, whose translation MKVKIMQTDITHLLTSCTWSGSRLNVARKLEFSFVQDDRDPNVPIIDVDNGYTCYGYDDTGNLVFEGNIYALERDRAKATVRVTAFDHLIVHARSKTTRKFTNITAEDITRQLCAELGVLIGNIAETGVPVSFIANAKTGYQTIMGAYTEAAKVTGKKYHPVMNGAKLDIVEKGTLIEGYTADSARNMEESTYKESIEQLVDQVLVVDEEGNRVDYVKNDEHIKKYSMFQEVYKTDPNKDTQTEAKALLTKPERSGYITALGDYRVKSSYSIIVRDSLFKGQFWVKSDTHTFVDGKHEMKLELEFENVMNEEETEKEKEKKEQEGGKKRRGRGNSKRGELREQDAGDTA comes from the coding sequence ATGAAGGTCAAGATCATGCAGACGGACATTACCCATCTGCTTACCTCGTGCACATGGTCAGGATCCCGGCTGAACGTCGCGCGTAAGCTTGAGTTTTCCTTTGTGCAGGACGACCGCGATCCGAATGTCCCCATAATTGACGTGGACAACGGCTACACCTGCTATGGTTACGATGATACGGGAAATCTCGTTTTTGAGGGCAATATCTACGCCCTTGAGCGTGACCGTGCAAAGGCTACGGTGCGTGTCACGGCATTTGACCATCTCATCGTCCATGCGCGGAGTAAGACCACGCGCAAATTCACGAACATCACCGCCGAGGACATCACACGGCAGCTCTGCGCGGAACTCGGTGTCCTCATTGGTAACATCGCGGAGACGGGCGTGCCAGTGTCATTTATCGCGAATGCCAAGACGGGCTATCAGACGATTATGGGCGCGTACACCGAGGCGGCGAAGGTGACAGGCAAGAAGTATCACCCTGTCATGAATGGCGCAAAACTTGACATCGTGGAGAAGGGGACGCTCATCGAGGGCTACACCGCAGATTCCGCGCGTAATATGGAGGAGAGTACCTACAAAGAGAGCATCGAACAGCTCGTCGATCAGGTACTTGTGGTGGATGAGGAGGGCAACCGTGTCGACTATGTGAAGAATGACGAGCACATCAAGAAATACTCCATGTTTCAGGAGGTCTACAAAACAGACCCGAACAAGGACACGCAGACCGAGGCGAAAGCCCTGCTCACAAAGCCGGAGCGGTCAGGATATATCACGGCGCTCGGCGACTACCGCGTAAAGTCGTCCTACTCCATCATCGTGAGGGACAGTCTTTTCAAGGGGCAGTTCTGGGTAAAGTCCGATACGCATACGTTTGTGGACGGCAAACACGAGATGAAGCTTGAACTTGAGTTTGAAAACGTCATGAATGAAGAAGAGACCGAAAAGGAGAAGGAAAAGAAAGAACAGGAAGGAGGAAAGAAACGCCGTGGCAGAGGTAATTCCAAGCGCGGAGAACTCCGTGAGCAAGATGCTGGCGATACAGCATGA
- a CDS encoding DUF2577 family protein produces the protein MAEVIPSAENSVSKMLAIQHDIAEEHIPLLPSTGRVLTPPPALSVEWNGIILTPDKLYLNEYWLPGHTRHIVGETSFRGGGGGLAMYESHNHPIDNDETWTDTLKPGDIVSVYPQKGGQLFIIESKLVKL, from the coding sequence GTGGCAGAGGTAATTCCAAGCGCGGAGAACTCCGTGAGCAAGATGCTGGCGATACAGCATGATATTGCAGAGGAGCATATACCTCTCCTCCCAAGCACGGGCAGGGTGCTGACGCCGCCGCCCGCACTTTCCGTCGAATGGAACGGTATTATACTCACGCCCGACAAGCTCTATCTAAATGAGTATTGGCTGCCGGGGCATACGCGTCATATTGTCGGCGAGACGAGCTTTCGCGGGGGCGGTGGCGGTCTTGCCATGTACGAATCGCACAATCATCCCATCGACAACGATGAGACGTGGACGGATACGCTGAAGCCCGGCGACATCGTGAGTGTCTATCCGCAGAAGGGCGGGCAGCTCTTTATCATCGAGAGTAAGTTGGTGAAATTATGA
- a CDS encoding DUF2634 domain-containing protein: MPIFQEYAWDFARDRFLYDVNGRHILLSGNPALEVWIYKALKTERFEYLAYSWRYGIELKPFIGKVMGVQERYSELRRVITECLMVNPYIKSIDRFAIVPENSGELVRVYISLTTVYGEVEINV, encoded by the coding sequence ATGCCTATTTTTCAGGAATACGCATGGGACTTTGCACGTGACCGCTTTCTCTATGACGTGAATGGGCGGCACATTCTTTTATCTGGGAATCCCGCGCTTGAGGTGTGGATTTACAAGGCACTCAAGACGGAGCGTTTTGAATATCTCGCGTATTCATGGCGGTACGGCATCGAGCTGAAGCCTTTTATCGGCAAGGTCATGGGCGTACAGGAACGCTATTCAGAACTGCGGCGTGTCATTACGGAGTGTCTGATGGTGAATCCGTACATCAAGAGCATTGACCGCTTTGCGATTGTGCCCGAAAACAGCGGGGAGCTGGTGCGGGTATACATTTCGCTGACAACGGTCTACGGGGAGGTGGAGATCAATGTATAA
- a CDS encoding baseplate J/gp47 family protein: MYKARGQADILRDLQKRSKTPASKIEGTFEYDVLASNSIEFGKVEVELEEAYRAVFAESSWGEYLTMRAAEHGVLRKTATKARGVVTVTGSGRVPAGSIFQSETGARYQALKSTEVVKSATVEVEALTTGSAGNVGKRAINKIPMSIPGISGVSNEEEMRGGYDEESDDELKMRYLLYVRTPSTSGNKHHYYNWAMSVPGVGACMVVPLWQGAGTVKVLILDAQRKTAPSELIEKVRTYIEDVRPIGATVTVTSPAPKNVRITGSIVGHCDAPRFIADLNDYLMKRELAIKSLSVAQVGDILMNQQGVTDYEDLLLNGASKVLVSNDEILSIGEVTLHELPVSP, translated from the coding sequence ATGTATAAGGCAAGGGGACAGGCGGACATTCTGCGTGATTTGCAGAAACGCAGCAAGACACCTGCAAGCAAGATCGAGGGGACGTTCGAATATGATGTGCTGGCATCCAATTCAATTGAGTTTGGCAAGGTGGAGGTAGAGCTTGAGGAGGCGTATCGAGCCGTCTTTGCTGAAAGTAGCTGGGGCGAATATCTCACGATGCGTGCTGCTGAGCATGGCGTCCTTCGGAAAACAGCAACCAAGGCACGCGGTGTTGTGACGGTGACAGGAAGCGGACGTGTGCCCGCGGGCAGCATTTTCCAGTCAGAGACGGGTGCCCGCTATCAGGCACTCAAATCAACTGAGGTTGTAAAATCCGCTACTGTTGAGGTTGAAGCGCTTACTACAGGGAGTGCGGGCAATGTCGGGAAGCGAGCGATCAACAAGATTCCCATGAGTATTCCAGGCATCTCCGGTGTCAGTAACGAGGAAGAGATGCGCGGCGGCTACGACGAGGAAAGCGACGACGAACTCAAGATGAGATACCTCCTCTACGTCCGTACGCCGTCTACGAGTGGAAACAAGCACCACTATTACAACTGGGCAATGAGCGTCCCCGGGGTTGGCGCATGTATGGTTGTCCCGCTCTGGCAGGGCGCAGGGACGGTAAAGGTGCTCATTCTGGATGCGCAGCGAAAGACTGCGCCGTCAGAACTGATCGAAAAGGTGCGTACATATATCGAGGACGTACGTCCGATCGGCGCAACAGTGACGGTCACAAGCCCTGCGCCGAAAAATGTGCGGATTACGGGTAGCATAGTCGGACACTGTGACGCGCCCCGATTTATTGCTGATCTGAACGACTATTTGATGAAGCGTGAATTAGCTATAAAATCACTCTCTGTTGCGCAGGTTGGCGACATTCTGATGAACCAGCAGGGGGTAACAGATTATGAGGACTTGCTGCTCAATGGGGCGAGTAAAGTGCTCGTAAGCAATGATGAAATTCTATCCATCGGAGAGGTGACACTGCATGAACTTCCAGTTTCTCCGTGA
- a CDS encoding putative phage tail protein, with product MNFQFLRENPVHLARYLPQFLQTDPTFRDALENCSTEHELLRLVLQDTARQFFVEKATWGLTSWECELGLTPRLDASYEDRRKNILLKIQSRQTSTVVFMERLASYFFPDGTKVEIEERNEQNAFRVICDALSADYAGLLAAIEEYKPAHLTFTLDYLMEREAMVYAAGYVTEYEIVDIPCSTEVSYQVDRLPLYVGGRVDDFEIVDIRSS from the coding sequence ATGAACTTCCAGTTTCTCCGTGAGAATCCGGTGCACCTTGCACGATACCTTCCGCAATTCCTTCAAACAGACCCCACATTTCGGGATGCGCTCGAAAACTGTAGCACCGAGCATGAACTGCTTCGGCTTGTGTTACAGGATACCGCCCGTCAATTTTTTGTAGAGAAGGCGACATGGGGGCTTACCTCGTGGGAGTGCGAACTCGGACTTACCCCTCGTCTCGATGCGAGCTATGAGGATCGGCGCAAAAATATCCTGCTGAAGATACAGAGCCGGCAGACCTCGACCGTTGTTTTTATGGAACGGCTGGCATCGTATTTCTTCCCCGATGGAACTAAAGTGGAAATTGAGGAGCGGAACGAGCAAAATGCGTTTCGTGTGATTTGCGATGCGCTTAGCGCGGATTACGCGGGGCTACTTGCGGCAATCGAGGAGTACAAGCCCGCGCATCTGACCTTTACCCTTGACTATTTGATGGAGCGCGAGGCGATGGTGTACGCCGCAGGATATGTTACAGAATATGAGATTGTTGACATACCCTGTAGCACCGAAGTCTCCTATCAGGTCGATAGACTGCCCTTGTATGTAGGCGGACGCGTGGATGATTTTGAAATTGTTGATATAAGGAGTTCATAG
- a CDS encoding CD1375 family protein, protein MAAVIYSWMVVAYGILVNGGKYALAPEDNPKNLLVVPELYREKVAEWVVTHTAG, encoded by the coding sequence ATGGCAGCAGTGATCTACAGCTGGATGGTCGTCGCATACGGCATCCTCGTGAATGGCGGGAAGTACGCTCTCGCGCCGGAGGACAACCCGAAGAACCTGCTCGTTGTTCCCGAACTCTACCGCGAGAAAGTCGCGGAATGGGTTGTCACGCACACAGCAGGATGA
- a CDS encoding phage holin family protein, whose amino-acid sequence MDFMSVIQRLIEGWGAKVGLSIAITIAYEDHAQIFAAFVALVCLDLATKWLSLSRKHLVDTGADQPSLWQAFWNVKKARRAGYIKSDIMRKRFVPKILTYIGVVAAALTLDFILVKAHAPAFAATLVIGYLSLTEFISILENMQNAGIDEAGALVEMARRKGGIGKSRGESPNEKGEK is encoded by the coding sequence ATGGATTTTATGTCGGTGATTCAGCGTCTCATCGAGGGATGGGGGGCAAAGGTGGGGCTGTCCATCGCCATCACCATCGCTTACGAGGATCACGCTCAGATCTTCGCGGCATTCGTTGCACTGGTCTGTCTTGACCTTGCGACAAAGTGGCTCTCGCTCTCGCGCAAGCACCTCGTTGATACGGGAGCGGATCAGCCCTCTCTCTGGCAGGCGTTTTGGAACGTAAAGAAAGCCCGTCGCGCGGGCTATATCAAGAGCGACATCATGCGTAAACGTTTTGTGCCGAAGATCCTCACCTATATCGGTGTCGTCGCGGCGGCGTTGACGTTGGATTTTATTCTGGTGAAGGCACACGCGCCCGCATTTGCCGCGACACTTGTCATCGGGTATCTCTCACTCACCGAGTTCATTTCAATCCTTGAGAATATGCAGAACGCGGGGATTGACGAGGCGGGGGCACTCGTTGAAATGGCACGCCGCAAAGGCGGCATTGGAAAGAGTAGGGGCGAGAGCCCCAATGAGAAAGGAGAAAAATGA
- a CDS encoding N-acetylmuramoyl-L-alanine amidase: protein MRKEKNDMERIPIVETYLEIDQNRLTARRVTDQIVIHHTGNAVDDDLSAAEIDASHKGRGWTCIGYHYVIRKDGTVEVARPHWTVGAHAYGHNSHTIGIHVCGNFEEAEPTDAQIESLAMLLSNLCTDYGLTIDRDSIVGRRELMATACPGKNLYEMMDTIVGKAAFYAAQ from the coding sequence ATGAGAAAGGAGAAAAATGACATGGAGCGCATTCCAATCGTAGAGACCTATCTGGAGATCGACCAAAACCGGCTCACCGCGCGGCGCGTGACCGACCAGATCGTCATCCACCACACAGGCAACGCGGTGGATGACGACCTCTCGGCGGCAGAGATTGACGCAAGTCACAAAGGGCGGGGGTGGACGTGCATCGGCTACCACTACGTCATCCGCAAGGATGGAACTGTGGAGGTCGCTCGTCCGCACTGGACAGTGGGAGCGCACGCCTACGGACACAACAGTCACACCATCGGGATTCATGTGTGCGGGAACTTCGAGGAGGCAGAGCCGACGGATGCACAGATCGAATCGCTCGCAATGCTCCTCTCGAATCTCTGCACCGACTATGGGCTGACGATCGACCGTGACAGCATCGTCGGACGCAGGGAGTTGATGGCGACGGCGTGTCCGGGGAAGAATCTCTATGAGATGATGGATACGATTGTCGGGAAAGCGGCGTTTTATGCGGCGCAGTAA
- a CDS encoding glycoprotease: MLCVVLLGAAYALGRSSASEQTTTEKPAVMTQEQTQDAERLRAQLDISKSNAEALQRRLADVQMGQRAPTVTYHVSAPTVEQAAQVVERQIREDSPTLPRAAREKSDRTVVTPITQDKDGKQLPSDQQKVDVYKINLRKDHRIKAGASVIDGKALMTVGYEQGRFEALGHFDGGRYKGATVMYNIAEW; encoded by the coding sequence ATGCTGTGTGTGGTGCTCCTCGGTGCTGCGTATGCGCTCGGACGGAGTTCCGCCTCGGAGCAGACGACGACGGAAAAACCCGCCGTCATGACGCAGGAGCAGACGCAGGATGCGGAGCGGCTACGGGCGCAGCTCGACATCTCCAAGAGCAACGCTGAGGCTCTGCAGCGGCGGCTTGCGGACGTGCAGATGGGACAGCGTGCGCCTACAGTGACATACCACGTCAGCGCACCGACCGTCGAACAAGCGGCGCAGGTCGTTGAGCGTCAGATCAGAGAGGACAGTCCGACACTGCCGCGGGCGGCGCGGGAGAAGAGTGACCGCACTGTTGTGACACCAATCACGCAAGATAAGGATGGCAAGCAGTTGCCATCCGATCAGCAGAAAGTTGACGTGTATAAGATCAACCTACGAAAAGATCACCGAATCAAGGCGGGTGCGTCCGTCATTGACGGCAAGGCTCTGATGACCGTCGGCTACGAGCAAGGACGATTTGAGGCACTTGGTCATTTCGACGGCGGGCGATATAAGGGCGCGACGGTGATGTATAACATCGCGGAGTGGTGA
- a CDS encoding RtcB family protein encodes MDRMEIRGRCGTAIVYAKVIEDEAVEQIRRMCDYEFTEGASIRIMPDVHWGKGCTIGTTMTVRDKVVPNLVGVDIGCGMYTVGLGKGEIDLVRFDEAAHFIPSGRNIWDGRQEQFDLLGLRCYRALKDTKRIARSLGTLGGGNHFIEIDRSADGTNYLVIHTGSRNLGKQVAEYYQNIAIDLSHGKDELFRARDELIRRYKAEGRRSELQEALKELNRTFQAKAAEIPPDLTFLYGSYLEDYLHDIEICQNFARKSREVIARVLLERTGLTAGDAFHTIHNYIDVEERILRKGAIAAHAGERVLIPINMRDGSILAVGRGDPDWNWSAPHGAGRLMSRKAAKENLSMDEFCKTMAGVYTTAVNENTLDEAPMAYKALSDIIDVIGDSVDVVEVLKPIYNFKAG; translated from the coding sequence ATGGATCGCATGGAGATACGCGGACGCTGCGGTACGGCGATTGTATACGCAAAGGTGATTGAGGATGAGGCGGTCGAGCAGATCCGCCGTATGTGCGACTACGAGTTCACGGAGGGCGCGAGCATCCGCATCATGCCCGATGTACACTGGGGCAAGGGCTGTACGATCGGTACGACGATGACCGTGCGGGACAAGGTCGTCCCGAACCTCGTCGGCGTGGACATCGGCTGCGGCATGTATACCGTCGGCCTCGGCAAGGGCGAGATCGACCTCGTACGCTTTGATGAGGCGGCGCACTTCATCCCGTCGGGGCGAAATATCTGGGATGGGCGGCAGGAGCAATTTGACCTCCTCGGGCTGCGCTGCTACCGCGCCCTCAAGGATACAAAGCGCATCGCACGCAGCCTTGGCACACTCGGCGGCGGCAATCACTTCATCGAGATCGACCGCAGCGCGGACGGTACGAACTACCTCGTCATCCACACGGGCAGCCGCAACCTCGGCAAGCAGGTCGCGGAGTACTACCAGAACATTGCCATCGACCTCTCGCACGGCAAGGACGAGCTCTTCCGCGCACGCGACGAACTCATCCGACGCTATAAGGCGGAGGGGAGGCGCAGCGAACTGCAGGAGGCGCTCAAGGAGCTGAATCGCACATTTCAGGCAAAGGCGGCGGAGATCCCCCCGGATCTCACGTTCCTCTACGGCAGCTACCTCGAAGACTATCTGCACGACATCGAGATCTGCCAGAACTTCGCGCGGAAGAGCCGTGAGGTCATCGCGCGTGTCCTCCTCGAACGGACGGGGCTCACGGCGGGCGACGCATTCCACACCATTCACAACTACATCGACGTGGAGGAGCGGATTCTCCGCAAGGGCGCAATCGCGGCGCACGCAGGCGAGCGTGTCCTCATCCCGATCAATATGCGCGACGGCAGCATCCTCGCCGTCGGGCGCGGCGATCCGGACTGGAACTGGTCGGCTCCGCATGGGGCGGGGCGGCTCATGTCACGCAAGGCTGCAAAGGAAAACCTCTCCATGGATGAGTTTTGCAAAACAATGGCAGGTGTCTATACAACAGCCGTCAACGAGAATACGCTCGACGAGGCACCGATGGCGTACAAGGCACTCTCGGACATCATCGACGTGATCGGGGATTCCGTGGACGTGGTTGAGGTGCTGAAGCCCATCTATAACTTCAAAGCGGGGTGA